The Naumannella cuiyingiana DNA window GTCGAGCAGCGCGGCCACGATGTCCCCGTTGACGGCGTCGGGCTGCTGGCGCACCACCACCCAGTCGCCGTCGCAGATCGCCGCATCGACCATCGAGTCGCCGGAGACCTGGAGCAGGAACAGCGTGCCCTCGCCGACCAGTTGCTTGGGCAGCGGGAACACATCCTCGATGCGTTCCTCGGCCAGGATCGGACCGCCGGCGGCGATCCGGCCGACGATCGGCACCGAGACGGCGTCCGGCATCGCATCCCCGATGCCCGTCGGGTCGACCACGGACTCGTCCGCGGCGCCCGGCAACAACACCTCCAGGGCCCGCGGGCGATTCGGGTCGCGGCGCAGGAATCCTTTCGCCTCCAGCACCTTGAGCTGGTGGGCGACCGACGACGACGATGCCAGGCCGACAGCCTCGCCCATCTCGCGGATGCTCGGCGGATAGCCGCGCCGCTGC harbors:
- the lexA gene encoding transcriptional repressor LexA; translation: MAASTPSRPAPQRGAGRPTRAAVASQLGTDLDGPPDADGLTPRQRRVLEVIQESVQRRGYPPSIREMGEAVGLASSSSVAHQLKVLEAKGFLRRDPNRPRALEVLLPGAADESVVDPTGIGDAMPDAVSVPIVGRIAAGGPILAEERIEDVFPLPKQLVGEGTLFLLQVSGDSMVDAAICDGDWVVVRQQPDAVNGDIVAALLDDEATVKTFKRIDGQVWLLPHNPAYRPIDGTHASILGKVVAVLRRV